GTTGGCCGTGGCGTCGTTGGCATTGCCGCTGAACTTCCACTGCGCCACCAGGTTGGCCACCGACACTTCCTGAACCAGCGCCGACTTGAATACCACCACGGCGCGCCGCAGGTTGGCGGTGGCCGCGTTCACGGCGGCCTGGTTGTAGCTGGCGTCGTTCTTGGTGGCCGTGGACAAGTCAAGGGCGGTTTTTAGGGCGGTTTTCGCGCCTGGGGCGTAGGTGCCGGGCTTGGTGCCCTCGGTGGCGGCGGTGTAGCCCACCGTCACGGAGTCAATCAGGGCCGCGAGCTTGGTTTTGTCGGCGTTGCCCACGGGGGCGCTGTCGTCGGTTTTCGAGCACGACGAGGCCCCCACTAGGGCCCCCAGCAGCAGCAAAATGAGTGCGAACAAATAAAATCGTTGGCTTTTCATGGCGAAAAGATGAGGGTTGGGCGGGAGGGAAAAGGCGGCGGCTACAAGCCTTTGTTGGTGTCCCGCTCGCTCTGCGGGATGGGATAAAACCGGTTGCGGGCGTAGTTGAAGTTCGGCCGGTCGGCCAGGGCCTGCTGGGCGTAGGTCTGGCCGTAGCGGGTGATGTCGAAAAAGCGCTGGAATTCCAGGGCCAACTCGGCGCGCCGCTCGCGGCGGATGGCGTCGCGCAGCTGGGCCTGGTCGGTCAGGGTCACGTCGGGCAGCAGGCCGGTGGGCACGGTGCCCGCGTTGGGCAAGCTGGTGTCGTAGACATAACTCTCACGGGCGCGCTTGCGCACTTGGTTGAGGGCTTTTAGGGCGTTGGCGCTGTTGCCAGCTTCGTTGGAAGCCTCGGCGTCCATCAGCAGCACGTCGGCGTAGCGGATGGCCTGGAAATTCAGGTTGCCGTCGCCCTTGGTGGTGGTCGGAATTTCCGACAGCGGCTGCAAGTGCTTCTTCGACACGTAGCCCGTGGTGCTCCAAGTAGGGTCAAACGGCACGCCGAAAAACGACTGCCCGCTGCGGCCCACGGAGTAGTCCAGCCGCGGGTCGACGACGCCGCCCGAGGTTTTCTCAAAATTATCCACCAGGCTCTGCGTGGGGTAGAAAAAGCCGTAGCCGTTCTGCGGGCGCGGGGCAAACCACTGGTTCAGGTTGTTGCCCTGGTTGGGGCTGAGGCCGGCCGTGTGCTGCACCGAGAAAATGGCCTCCTTGTTGTTCTTCGTCGCCGCCCGGAAGTTGTCGGCGAACACTGGCAGCAGGGCGTAAGTCCCCGAGGCCTCCACGGCCTGGGCCGTGGTGGCGGCCAGGGCCCACTTCTGCTCGTAGAGGTAGGTTTTGGCCAGCAGCGCCTGGGCGGCGCCCTTGGTGGCGCGGCCCACGTCGGCGCCGGTCCAGGTGGCGGGCAGCGCCGCGATGGCGGCCTGGCAATCGGCCTCCACCTGGGCGTAAATCTGGGCCTGGGGCAGGGCTGGGCTCTGGAGCTCCGCGGGCGTTTCCACCTTCAGGCGCAGCGGAATATTTCCGTAAATCGCCGTGAGCTGGAAGTAGTAGTAGGCCCGCAGAAACTGCGCCTGCCCCACCGCCTGCTGCCGCACCGCGGCGCTGATGCTGGTGTTGCCGTCGGGCAGGCCGTCGAGCACCACGTTGCACTTGAACACACCGTCGTAGTAGCGCCGCCACTGGGCCTCCACGGCCGCGTTGATGGGCGTGATGTTGAAGATGTCGATGTTCTCGAAGTCGGCCTGGTCGCCGGGGTTGCTGCCCTTCACGGCGTCGTCGGAGGCCACGTCGCCGAGCACCCACAGCGCGTTCGACGACGCGTCGCGGAACGAGAGGGGCACGTAGGCGGCGTTCACGGCCAGGAGGGCGTTGGTGTCGGAGGTGAAGAACTGGCCGGCCTCGTACTGGCCCAGCACGGGCTGGTCGAGGAAGGTTTTGCAGCCGGCCGAGGTAACTAACAGGGCCCCCAGCAGGAGGGCGGTGGGTTGGATTTTCATGGTAGTTGTCAGTTGCTAGTTGTCGGTTGTCAGTTGTTTCTTGCTGGTTAGCGGTTGCTGGTTGTTACAATAAAAAACTAACAGCCAGCAACTAACAGCTGAGAACTAATCAGAAGCCAGCGTTGATGCCCACCGTGAAGGTGCGCGCCGAGGGGTAGGTGCCAAAGTCGATGCCCGTGGCCCGCACGCCGTCGCCGGCCGAGTTGCTATTGGTGCCCTGCTCGGGGTCGAGGCCGGTGTACTTGGTGAAGGTCAGCAGGTTCTGTACGCTAGCGTAGATGCGCACCGAGCTGATTTTCACGGGCGAAAGCAGCTTTTCGCCAAACGTGTAGCCCAGCTGCACGTTCTTGAGGCGCAGGTACGAACCATCCTCCAGGAAGCGGTCGGAGGGCTGCTTGTTGTTGGAGGCCCCGGTCCAGGAGAGGCGCGGAAATTGGTTGGTGCTGCCCGGGCCGGTCCAGTAATTGGTGGCCGCCCGCTCGGTTAGGTTGAAGGCGCGGTAAAAGCCCTCGATGTCGGTGTTCACCTGGTTGTAGAGCTTGTTGCCCTGCACGCCTTGGAAGAATACGCTCAGGTCCACGTTTTTGAAGCTCACGTTGCCCGTCAGGCCGTAGGTCAGCTTCGGAATGGGGCTGCCCACGAAGGTGCGGTCGTAGCCGTCAATCACGCCATCGGGCACCCCGTCGGGCCCGCTGATGTCGCGGAACTTCACGTCGCCTGGCTGGATGCCGGGGCCCTGGTAAGCGTGCGTGAACACCTCCTGCGCGGTCTGGAAAATACCCTCGGTTTGCAGCAAGTAGAACGAGCCGATGGGCTGGCCCACGGTGGTCAGCGTGGCGTAGTAGTTGTTGTCGATGCGGCCGCCCACGATGGGCGAGGCGCTACCCAGCGAAATCACTTCGTTGCGCAGCGTGGCCAGGTTGCCGCTCACGCCGTAGCGCCAGTCTTTGCCCACGGTGTTGCGGTAGCTCAGCTCCAGCTCGAAGCCCTTGTTCTGGATTTTGCCGGCGTTCACGGCCGGGTTGCCGCCGTTGCCGGCGCTGCTGGGCTGCGGCAAAAAGAGCAGCACGTTCGACGTGTTCTTGATAAAGTAGTCGGCCGATAGTTGCAGGGCCCCCTTCAGCAAACCCAGGTCGAGGCCGAAGTTGGTTTGGGTGCTGGTTTCCCAGCGGATGTCCGGGTTGCCCTTGGTCACGATGCTCAGCGCCTGCGTCGACACGCCCCCGAACGGGTAGTAGCCGGTGTTGCCCACCAGCGAGGCGTAGGGATAGTTGCCGATGGCCGAGTTGCCGAGCTGCCCCACGCTCACGCGCGCCTTCAGCAGCGAAATGGCCTCGATGTTGCGCAGAAATTCCTCCTGCGCCAAGTTCCAGCCCACCGAGCCCGACACGAAGTTTTGGGCCCTGAGGCCGGGCGAAAGCTGCGAAGAACCGTCGCGCCGGAAGTTCACCGTGGCCAGGTACCGCCCGTCGTAATCATACGTCAGCCGGCCGAAGCCCGACAGGAGCGTGGAGTGCGCCTCGCCGCCGCCGTTCTGCTGGATGCCCGTGCCGCTGTCGAGGTACTGGAACGTGGGCGACTGGTCCACGTAGCCGCGGCGCGAGGCCGAGATGCCGCTGGAGTTGTTCTTAATGGCCTCACTACCAACCAAAATAGCGAAGGTGCTCTTGCCCACCGATAGGTCGTAGATGGCGGTGTTGGTCCAGTTGAAGTTGAAATCGGTGCTGTTGGACTGCGCCAATTGCGCCGGTGAGTTGAACGAGCGGTCAATGCCGAACGTCTTGAAAAACTGCTTGTAATCGGTGATGCGGAACGTGATGCCGTAGTCCGAGCGGATGCGCAGGTGCGCCACCGGCGTCACCTCCACGTAGGCGTTGCCCAGCACCGAGTAGGCGTTGAAGTTGCGGTCCGTGGCGTCGGCCAGGGCCACCGGGTTGATGCCGTCGCCCAGAAACGACGAGGCCGGCTGGCCGCCCGCCGTGGGCAGGTCCACGAACTGGCCCTGGTCGTTATAAACCGGCGTGCCCGGCGTGCGGAACAGGGCAAAGCGCACGATGCTGGCCCCCGGGTTGCCGTCGCCGAAGCCGTCGCCGGAGGAGCCCACCTGCCGGGTTTTGGCGTACGACAGGTTCGCGTTGGTGCCAATCTTCACGTACTTCGAGAGCGAGCTGCTCACCGCCGTGCGCAGGTTGTACCGGTCGTAGGACGAGTTGTTTACCAGGCCGTCCTGCTTCAAATAGCTGCCCGATACGATGTACTGCGAGTTCTCACCGCCGCCGCTCACATCCAGCTGCACGTTGTGCTGCATGGCGGGTTTCAGCACCTCCTTCAGCCAGTTCACGTTGGGCAGTGTGGCGGCCACCGCGGCCGGAATAGGGGCCCGGCCGTCGTTGGCGGCGGCCACGTTGTAGGCCGCCACGTACTGGTCGGTGTTGGCCATTTTGATGAGGTTGGTGGCCGTTTGCACGCCGGTGTAGGCGCTGACGCTCAGGCGCGGCTTGCCCGACTTGCCGCGCTTGGTGGTCACCACTACTACCCCGTTCGAGGCCCGGGCCCCGTAGATGGCGGCCGACGAGGCGTCCTTCAGCACGTTGATGCTCTCGATGTCGTTGGGCGAAATCTGGTTGATGCCGTCTTTGGTCGGCACGCCGTCGATGATGTAGAGCGGGTTGTTGTCGTTGATGGTGCCCACCCCGCGGATGCGCACGGCGATGGCCTCGCCCGGGGCCCCGGTGGCCGCCGTGATGGACACGCCCGCCGCCTTGCCCTGCAAAATCTGTGCGACCCCGGTTACCGGCAGCGCGTTGATGTCGCGTTGGTTCACCTGGGCCACGGCGCCGGTCAGGTCGGCCTTGCGCTCGGTGGTGTAGCCCAGCACCACCACTTCCTCCAGGGCCTTCACGTCGGTCACCAGCACCACGTTCAGCTGCGTGCGGCCTTGCAGCGGCAGCTCCTGCGTGACGAAGCCCACGGCCGAGACGACCAGCGTGGCATTGGCGTCGGGTAGGCTGAGGGTGAAGTTGCCGTTCACGTCGGTCGATACGCCGTTGGTGGTGCCCTTCACGAGTACCGTCACGCCGGGCAGGCCGCTGCCGTCGGGGCCCGTCACGCGGCCGGTTACCGGCACCGCGGCGGGGCTGGCGGCCACCGGCTCTTCGGCCGGAGCGCTGGGGCCGCTACCGGTTGCAATCGTTTGCGACTGGGGCCCCGGAAGTTTGGGGCCGGAGATGACGTACACGTTGCGGTCGGTTTTCTCGACCCGCAGGCCGCTCGCCGTGATGGCGTAGGTCAGCTTTTCCTCCCACGAAGCGAAGGTGCGCGCGTAGAGGTCGACGAACTTGTTGCGCACCAACTCGCTGCGGTACAAGAAGAACGCGTGGTGTTCTTTCTGGAGCGCCTGCAACAGGCTTTCCAGCGAAGTGCCGCGGGCCTCGGCCCGGCTGGGGGCTGCTTCCGGAGCCGGCGAGCTTTGCACGGGCCGCAACATGGCCACCACCGGGCTTTGCGCCCGCCCGGCCAGGCCCCCGGCCAGGAGCAGGGGCAGCAGCTTCAACGATTGAGTATAGTGGACCATGGGCGGGAGTAGGGAAAAGGGTAGAAGAAGATACGCAAAAATTAATCAAGCCGCACGCGGTTGCCCGCACGGTGTACTTTGACATCCAATGACTTGCCCAGGGCATTCAGGAGCACGTCCACGTCGCGGTTGGGTAACGAGCCAGTCAGCTTTTGCCGCCGTAGGGCGGGGTTGCCCAGCGTGATTTGCAGCCCGTAGGTGTCTTCAAGCACGGCGATGATTTCTGCCACCGGCGTGTCGTTAAAGTCGAGGTGCCCGCTGGTCCAGGCCGAGTAGAAGGCAGCTTGCACAGCGCGCCTGGCCAGGGGCCCCCGGGGCGCGTTGGCGTCGAGCTCTACCAGGTCGCCCGGCTGCATCAGCAGCGGTTCGGGCGGGCCGGCGGTGCGGCGCAGCTCAATCTGGCCGCTGTTGAGCACCACTTTGGTGGTGCCGGCGCGGCTCAGCACGTCGAACTGCGTACCCAGCACCGCCACGTCGAGGGCCCCCGCGTGCACCGTAAACTTGACTTGGGCCGGCGCATCGGCCACCGCCTTCAACTGAGCCGGGGCCGTGTGTTGAACATCAAAATAGGCTTCGCCCCTGAGCCACACTTCGCGGCCCTGGTCCGGCGGCCAGGCGGCGGCCAGGCGCAGCTCCGAGCTGCCGTTCAGCACCACGCGGGAGCCATCGGGTAGCACCACTTGCCGGTGCTGGCCGGCGGCCGTGGCGTAGCGCGCCCAGGCGGGCGCCGCCGCGGGGCGCTGCCACCAGCCCAGGCCGGCCACTACCAACAGCACCGCCACCAAGGCCGCTGCGGCCCCACGCCGGTAAGCGTCGCGGCGGCTGCGCAGCGCAAGCTGCCGCGACGCTGGGGCTCCAGCCGGCACCATAGCGTACCACAGCTTGGCCAGCTCCGCTTGCTTTAAAGCGGCCGGGGCGGGCGCAGGGCGGCCAGCGGCCAGCAGCCGGAGCACCGCCGCGGCTTCGTGGAACGCCGGCGCCTGGGCAGGGTGCTGCTCCACCCAGGCCTGCCAGAACGCGACGGCCGCGGGGTCGCTCGCCGCCACGAATGCCTGAAAGGATTCGTCGGCCAGGAAATCGTCGGTCGAGTAAGCAGCGTAGGGCATGGGCAAGGAGCGGGCGAAACGCGGGGGACCCAAGCGGGCCGGGCGCGTGCGGCAGCCGCCGCGGCACCCCATTCACCTTCACCACGGCCCACGACGGGTTTTATACTCATCGCGTCCAAAAAATATTTTTATTGTTACCGAAAAAGGCCGCAACCCGGGGCCCCCGGCGCGCCGTTTTCAGCCCTCGCCCAGCAGGCACAGCAGCGCCAGCACCGTCAGCATAATCCGCCGGATGGCTTTTAAGGCGTTGAAAACCAGGTTGCGCACCGATTGCGGGTTAAGCGCCATCACCTCGGCGATGCGCTCGTAGGAAAAGCCGTCGAAAAACTTCAGGTACAGCGCCTCGCGCTGGCGCTTGGAGAGCCGGTTGAGGGCCCCCAGCAGGCGGGCGCGCTGCTCGGCGTCGCTTTGCTCGGCGATGAGGAACTCCTCGTGCGAGTAGATCACCTCGAACGAGTCGGGGCCGGCGGGCAGCGCGTGCTGCTGCCGCAGCCGCTGGGTTTCGTCGGCCAAGTGGTGGCGGAAGGCCTTGAACAGGTACGCCTTCACGACCTGCACAGCGCGCAGGCCCGCGCGCCGCCGCCAAAGCTGCTGGAATAGGTTTTGGATGCAGTCCTTCACCAGCTCCTCGTCGCCGGTCAGCTTCAGGCCGTAGCCGTACAGTGCGTCGTAGTAGGCCTCGAAGAGGGCCGCCAGCGCCCGGGCCTCGCCGCCGCGGAAGGCGTCCCAGAGCTGCGCGGCGGCCTCTTCGGTGATGGTGTGCACAGGGTAGGCGGCGGGAAAGGCCGGGGGGTTTGGGAGGCGAACAACGGCCGCGGGGCCCCAGCAACGGCGGGCCCGCCCCGCGGTGGGCTTCAAAAGTAGTTCGTGGCCCGCCGGGGCCCTACTCCTCGCCCCGCACCCGCTTGTACACCGCAAATTCGTAGAATGGGCGCAGCAGCCGCACCACGTCGAGGGCGTCAGCCAGGGCTTCGTGGGCCACGGCGGTGTCGTCGAACTGGGCGCGGGCCTTGGCGATGGCCATGCTGGGCAAGCGGCTGTCTTTGCGCCAGTTGAGGTACAGCAGGGCGGGGTCGATGGTGGCGGGCTCCGACTTAATAATCGTGCCCCAGCCCGGCAGCTGCTGCAAAAAGAGCAGGTCGAACACGGCCACGTTCTTGCCGGCCAAAATGAAGCGCACCCGGTCCTTGGGGTCGGGCCGGAAGCCCTCGGCCACCAGGAACTCGCGCAGCTGCGGCAGCACCTCGGCGGGCGTGCAGCGCTCGGCCGGGGGCCCCAGGGTGGCGTCGGCCAGCTCGGCCAGCAGGCGCGCGTTCAGCACCAGGGCCCCCGGCGTACCCACAATTTCGGGGTGCACCAGCAGCCGGCGGAAGGTGGGCAGCTCCGCCAGCGGGCGCGGGCGCTTGGTGTCTTCCACCACGGCGGCCAGCTCCAGCACTTGGTGCCGCAGCGGGTCGGCGCCGCTGGTTTCGAGGTCGAGGGAAACGTAGCGCATGAGCAGCGGGCTAAAAAAAAGCGCCCCTTCCGAAACGAAAGAGGCACTTTTCAGTGGAAAGGAAGGACTTAAGTCAACCTAGAACGTCTTGTGGAACCAGTCCTTGATGTCGTCAATGGCGTGGCCCGTTTTCGCTTGCAGCTGGCCGAACCACTCGTCTTGCTTACCCTCCTGGTAGGTTAGGTCGTCGTCGGTGAGGTTGCCCCACTTCTGCTTGGCCTGGCCCTTGATTTGGTTCCAGTCGCCGCGGGCTTGGTACTCGGTGCTTTTTACGTCGGCCTGGGTATCGGCGCTGTTGGTTTTACCGTTGAACCAGTTTTTGATTTCGTCGATGGTGCTGCCGGTTTTCTCTTGCAGCTTGCCGTACCATTCGTCCTGCTTGCCATCGGCGTAGGTCAGGTCGTCGTCGGTGAGGTTGCCCCATTTCTGCTTGGCTTCGCCTTTCAGCTGGTTCCAGTTGCCACGGCCCTGCAGCTCGGTGTTATCGTTCAGGTTATTGTTGTTAACGTCCATGACGGGGAATGTTTTGAAGGTTAAAAAAGAGGACTGGGGTGGGAAGGGAGGTTGTGGGGAGTTGTACGGCCGCGCTTTCGGTTTGGTTAGCGTGGGCCGGGCGGAAGCCGGAATTTTGTTGGTGCCCCGTGGGGCCCTACAAGTGGGAGGCAGCCGCTGTCAGTAGCACCGCCACCAGTACCACCCACACCCCCGCACCGGTGCCGTAGCCGGCCCAGGCCCGCTGGCGCTTAGTGCGGTTGGCCTGCTGCTGGTAGCCGCGCTGGTAGTCGGCGTCGGCGAGCAAAGCCGGCTGTGGGGACTGGAAGTTGCGGGCCTTCACGTCGATGCTGCTGATGATGGCCGCCGGCACCAGGCCAAATACCGGCCCGGCGTAGAGCGTAGTTCCTAAGGTGCCCCAGTACGGGCCGTGCTGGTTGTAGTGCGCGGCGGCGTCGCGGCGGCCCAGCCCCACCCGCTGCCCGGCGTCGAGGCCCGGCAGCAAGTCGGCGGGGCCCCCGGCGGCCGCCTCGGGGTGCAGCACCTCCTTGGTGCCGTTGGCGTAGCGCACCAGGAATACCTCGGCCACGGGCAGCGCCAGCGTGTCGGGCGCGGCCGGGGCGGCGGGCAGGTAGCGCAGCACCGTGGGCGTGAGGGTCACCACGCGGCCCTGAATTTCCTGCCCGTCGAGGCGCAGGATGGTATCGGTGCCGGGGGCCGCCTGGGCCCGGGCTTGGGCGGGCAGCAGGGCCCCCACCAGCACCACGAGTAGCAACAGCAGCTTTTGCATGGCTTTGTTAATAAATGGGTTGATTATCAAAAATTTGAACGCTACCGATGCCGCGAATTGAAGCCTACCAGCAGGCTAATGCGGGCCCCGCCGTTGCCGGGCACCACGGCCAGGTTGACGGGGAAGTTGAGGCCGCTTTTGCTGCGAAACGACGTGCCCAGCGCCAGCACGATGTTGGCCCCGATGGGCGTCAGGTTGGGCCCCAGCCCGAACTCAAACCCCTTGGGCCCCCGGATGCCCAGGATGCCGCTGATGCTCGGGATGAACTTGTTCTGCTCGAGCCCGCCCACCAGCGGCACAAATTCGGCCAGGCCGCTCACGCCGTTGGGCAGCCGGAACAAGCGCGTTTCGAACTGCCAGCCAAACTGCGTGAGGAACGGGTTAAGGTCGTGGTAGCCTGGCTCCTGCCGGCCGCGGTCCAGAGGCCCGGCGGTGAGGACGGTGAAGCCGATGCGCGGGCCGCTGAGGTGCACCTCCTCGTCGGGGAATACTACGTCGCCGGGCACGTCGGGGCCCGTGTGCGGCGTGGGGGCCAGCGCGGGCGCGGCCAGGTACGGCGCCGCGGGGGCCCCGGGGGCCGTTCCAAACACTTCCTTGGCCCCGTTGGCGTAGCGAATCATGAACACCTCGGTTTTGTACACGCTGATGAGCGGGCCGTCGGGGTTGTCGGTGCGGCGGTATTTCACTTCCGAAGGCGTGATTTCCAGGATTTTCACCTGCACCTCGTCGCCGTTGCGCTTGGTGAGCAGGTCTTGGGCCCGGGCATGGCCGGCGGCCACTAGCAGGGCCAGGGACAGGAAAAGTAAACGGAGCGACATCGCAAAAAGGGTTTGGTGAAGAGGTAGCCCAAAGGTGCAGGGCCCCGGGCCCGCGCCGTTCACCAAAAAATCAAGTCGTCAGACTTTTACCCTGGTAATCATAGGGCAAAATACCCTGTGATTACCAGTGTATTAACTGAATAGTATCCGACATTTTAGCAAAGCGCTATATTGCAGGGCCCCGGCAAATCCGGGTCCGGTTTTGCGCTTCCTTTGTGGGCCATGGACGACCTCCGCACTGCCCTGCTCACCCTCAGCCCCGACGACCGCACCGAGTTTGGGCGGTTTCTCCAGCGCCAGCGCCAGCGGGTGGCCGGCCGCCAAGACGTGCGCCTCTACGAACTGCTGACGGGCCCCGCCCTGGGGCCCGCCGCGCTGGTGGCGCGCCTCTACCCGGCGGGGCCCAACGCCGTGGCCTACTACGCCGTGCGCAAGCGCCTGCTGCTGCACCTCACCGATTTCCTGGTGCTGCGCCAGCGCCAGCACGACGCCACGGCCGCCGCCGCCGTGCGCGGGCACCTTACCCTGGCCCAGTACCTGTTCGGGGCCGGCGTGCCGCGCCTGGCCTGGGGCACGCTGCGCAAGGCCGAAAAGCAGGCCCGCGACCACGAGCAGTACGAGGCCCTGAACGCGGTGTACAACCTGCAAATCCAGCACGCCGGCACGCCCCACGCCGAGCCCCTGCCCGACGTGCTGCGCCGCCGCCACGCCAACAAAAAAGCCGCCGACGAGGAGGAGCGCGCCAACATTGCCGACAGCCTGCTGCGCCACCGCCTGCGCGAGGCCCGCACCCAGGGCCGCCCAGCGGCGGCGTTCGACGCCATTGTGCAGGAAATCCTGGCCGAGTACGACTTGCAGGAAGCCTTCGCCCGCTCGCCCTCGCTGCTGTGCCGCCTGCTCAGCATTGCGCGCAGCGGCATGCTGGTGCGGCGCGATTTTGCTTCGTTCGCCCCCTTCGCCGAGCGCTGCTACGGGCTGATGGCGCGCCGCCACGGCTTCGCGCCGGCCCAGCGCGGCTACCAGCTGCGGCTGCTCTACATGCTGGCCCACGCGCTGTACCGCACGCGCCACTTCGCCGAATCGGTGCGCTACCTTGAGCAGGGGCGGGCGGTGCTGGCCGACGGCGGCCGGCCGCTGGTCGAGTTTGGGCCCCGGTTCACCTTTTTGCTGGCCGCCAACTACGCCTTCCTTCGCCGCAATGCCGAAAGCATTGCCCTGCTGGAAGGGGCCCTGCGCGCCGCGCCCGCCCTGCCTGCGCTCGACGCCATCACGGCCCGCCTCCAACTCACGTTTCACTACTTCGCCGAAGGCAACTTCCACAAAGCCAACCACGTGCTGCTGCGCCTGGGCCGCACCGACTACTGGCTGGAGCAGCACATGGGCCTGGAATGGCTGCTGAACCGCAACTTGGGCGAGCTGCTCATCCAGTTCGAGCTGGGCGCGGCCGACGTGGCGCTGCTCCGCCTGCGGGCCATCGACCGCGGCCTGCGCGAGCGGTTTCCCGCCGGGCCCGCCGGGGCCCCGGCCGCCGGGGGGGCCTACCGCTACGTACTCAGCTACCTGGCCCTGGTGCACGAAATATTGGAAGACCCCACCGTGGCCCAACGCCCCGCCTTCGCCCAAAAAGTAGCCCAAATGCCCGAATTCTGGCCCCTGGAGCGCGAAGACTTGCAGATCCAAAGCTTCTACGCCTGGTTGCGTGCCCGCATGCTGGGCCGTCCCTACTACGAGGTGCTACTAGAGGTAGCCACCGGTTGAGGGCCCCCAGCCGCAACCGTGCCCGCCGCTGGTAGCGCGCACAAAAAAAGCCTGAACCCCGCAGGGGCCCAGGCTTTTGGCGCAGCGGCGCGAGCCGGTTGCTTAGTTGTTCATGCCTTGCTTGAGGTTGGCTTTGGTTTCGCGGGCCGACTTGGCGGTGGCGTCGCCCAGGGCGTCCATGCGGTGGCCGGCTTTGTCCATGGCCTCCTTGGTGTTGGCTTTGGCTTCGGTAGCGTTGGCGTCCATTTTGGCACCAGCGGCGTCCATCTTGGCGCCCATTTTGGCACCAGTGGCGTCCATTTTGGCACCGGCGGTTTGAGCACCTTCTTTCAGGTTGGCCGAAGCGTTGTCGACGGCGGCACCGGCGGCGGCACCGGCCTGGGTGGCCGTCATGGCCGAACTATCGGTGGTTACGGTCGCCGTGGTACTGCCATCAGCGGTCTGCTCGGTGGTTTTGGTGGTGTCGGTGCTGCAAGCGGTGGCAGACAGGGCAACGGCGGTGGCGGCAATCAGGGTTTTGAAGGAAACTTGCATGGGATTAAAAACAAAAGTGGGGTGAGAATGCGGTCGGTAATCAGCTGTGCCGCCAAAAGGTAACCCAACCGTGGGGGCCCCCGGCAACGGTTTTTTAACTTTTTGGGCGGCTGGCAAGTATAGCCCGTCATCTAATCTTCCCAAACTGCCGACCCCATGGATTCTACCGCCGCCACCCCGTCCAACGCCGCCCAGCCCGCCGTGCCCTTGTCGGTAACTGACCAACAGGCCACCGCCTTGCTCGACGATACCTTGGCCCTGCTTAGCCATGGCTTACCCGCCAAAGCCGATGGCCCCGGCAGCACCGAGATTGACCGTTGGGCCGCCGTGCTGGCGTCATCAGACCGTCCGGGCCTGGCCAAAATAACCCAGGAGCTCGGCCAGCTCGGCGAGTTGCTGAGCGGCCCCAACGCCGCCTCGCACGAAGTGGCCGAGCTGCTGGCCAGCCTCAGCGCCGAAACCATCAAAGTGGCCGAAACGGCCCCCGGCAACTACGCCGGGCCGCTCGGCAACCTGGGCACGCTGCTGCGCAAAGCGGCTAATTCGTTGTCGCGGTAGCCACCCGCCGGCCGCGTGCCGCCCAGAAGCGCGAACTTTGCCGCCCGCCGCGGCCAAGTTCGCGCTTCTGCCTTTATGCCCGATTTCTCCCCCGCCGACC
This genomic stretch from Hymenobacter sp. PAMC 26628 harbors:
- a CDS encoding FecR family protein; amino-acid sequence: MPYAAYSTDDFLADESFQAFVAASDPAAVAFWQAWVEQHPAQAPAFHEAAAVLRLLAAGRPAPAPAALKQAELAKLWYAMVPAGAPASRQLALRSRRDAYRRGAAAALVAVLLVVAGLGWWQRPAAAPAWARYATAAGQHRQVVLPDGSRVVLNGSSELRLAAAWPPDQGREVWLRGEAYFDVQHTAPAQLKAVADAPAQVKFTVHAGALDVAVLGTQFDVLSRAGTTKVVLNSGQIELRRTAGPPEPLLMQPGDLVELDANAPRGPLARRAVQAAFYSAWTSGHLDFNDTPVAEIIAVLEDTYGLQITLGNPALRRQKLTGSLPNRDVDVLLNALGKSLDVKVHRAGNRVRLD
- a CDS encoding RagB/SusD family nutrient uptake outer membrane protein, with the protein product MKIQPTALLLGALLVTSAGCKTFLDQPVLGQYEAGQFFTSDTNALLAVNAAYVPLSFRDASSNALWVLGDVASDDAVKGSNPGDQADFENIDIFNITPINAAVEAQWRRYYDGVFKCNVVLDGLPDGNTSISAAVRQQAVGQAQFLRAYYYFQLTAIYGNIPLRLKVETPAELQSPALPQAQIYAQVEADCQAAIAALPATWTGADVGRATKGAAQALLAKTYLYEQKWALAATTAQAVEASGTYALLPVFADNFRAATKNNKEAIFSVQHTAGLSPNQGNNLNQWFAPRPQNGYGFFYPTQSLVDNFEKTSGGVVDPRLDYSVGRSGQSFFGVPFDPTWSTTGYVSKKHLQPLSEIPTTTKGDGNLNFQAIRYADVLLMDAEASNEAGNSANALKALNQVRKRARESYVYDTSLPNAGTVPTGLLPDVTLTDQAQLRDAIRRERRAELALEFQRFFDITRYGQTYAQQALADRPNFNYARNRFYPIPQSERDTNKGL
- a CDS encoding CsbD family protein; the protein is MDEIKNWFNGKTNSADTQADVKSTEYQARGDWNQIKGQAKQKWGNLTDDDLTYQEGKQDEWFGQLQAKTGHAIDDIKDWFHKTF
- a CDS encoding RNA polymerase sigma factor encodes the protein MHTITEEAAAQLWDAFRGGEARALAALFEAYYDALYGYGLKLTGDEELVKDCIQNLFQQLWRRRAGLRAVQVVKAYLFKAFRHHLADETQRLRQQHALPAGPDSFEVIYSHEEFLIAEQSDAEQRARLLGALNRLSKRQREALYLKFFDGFSYERIAEVMALNPQSVRNLVFNALKAIRRIMLTVLALLCLLGEG
- a CDS encoding SusC/RagA family TonB-linked outer membrane protein: MVHYTQSLKLLPLLLAGGLAGRAQSPVVAMLRPVQSSPAPEAAPSRAEARGTSLESLLQALQKEHHAFFLYRSELVRNKFVDLYARTFASWEEKLTYAITASGLRVEKTDRNVYVISGPKLPGPQSQTIATGSGPSAPAEEPVAASPAAVPVTGRVTGPDGSGLPGVTVLVKGTTNGVSTDVNGNFTLSLPDANATLVVSAVGFVTQELPLQGRTQLNVVLVTDVKALEEVVVLGYTTERKADLTGAVAQVNQRDINALPVTGVAQILQGKAAGVSITAATGAPGEAIAVRIRGVGTINDNNPLYIIDGVPTKDGINQISPNDIESINVLKDASSAAIYGARASNGVVVVTTKRGKSGKPRLSVSAYTGVQTATNLIKMANTDQYVAAYNVAAANDGRAPIPAAVAATLPNVNWLKEVLKPAMQHNVQLDVSGGGENSQYIVSGSYLKQDGLVNNSSYDRYNLRTAVSSSLSKYVKIGTNANLSYAKTRQVGSSGDGFGDGNPGASIVRFALFRTPGTPVYNDQGQFVDLPTAGGQPASSFLGDGINPVALADATDRNFNAYSVLGNAYVEVTPVAHLRIRSDYGITFRITDYKQFFKTFGIDRSFNSPAQLAQSNSTDFNFNWTNTAIYDLSVGKSTFAILVGSEAIKNNSSGISASRRGYVDQSPTFQYLDSGTGIQQNGGGEAHSTLLSGFGRLTYDYDGRYLATVNFRRDGSSQLSPGLRAQNFVSGSVGWNLAQEEFLRNIEAISLLKARVSVGQLGNSAIGNYPYASLVGNTGYYPFGGVSTQALSIVTKGNPDIRWETSTQTNFGLDLGLLKGALQLSADYFIKNTSNVLLFLPQPSSAGNGGNPAVNAGKIQNKGFELELSYRNTVGKDWRYGVSGNLATLRNEVISLGSASPIVGGRIDNNYYATLTTVGQPIGSFYLLQTEGIFQTAQEVFTHAYQGPGIQPGDVKFRDISGPDGVPDGVIDGYDRTFVGSPIPKLTYGLTGNVSFKNVDLSVFFQGVQGNKLYNQVNTDIEGFYRAFNLTERAATNYWTGPGSTNQFPRLSWTGASNNKQPSDRFLEDGSYLRLKNVQLGYTFGEKLLSPVKISSVRIYASVQNLLTFTKYTGLDPEQGTNSNSAGDGVRATGIDFGTYPSARTFTVGINAGF